The proteins below come from a single Triticum aestivum cultivar Chinese Spring chromosome 5D, IWGSC CS RefSeq v2.1, whole genome shotgun sequence genomic window:
- the LOC123123641 gene encoding flap endonuclease 1-B isoform X3, with translation MGIKGLTKLLAEHAPRAAVQRRVEDYRGRVIAIDASLSIYQFLVVVGRKGTEVLTNEAGEVTSHLQGMLNRTVRLLEAGIKPVFVFDGEPPALKKKELAKRSLKRDDASKDLHSAIEIGDEDSVEKFSKRTVKITKEHNDGCKRLLRLMGVPIVEAPGEAEAQCASLCKNHKAYAVASEDMDTLTFGAPRFLRHVTDLSFKKSPVTEFEVPKVLEELGLTMDQFIDLCILSGCDYCENIKGIGGQRALKLIRQHGCIEEVVQNLHKRYTVPEDWPYQEVRTLFKQPNVCTEIPDFQWTSADKEGLVNFLAFENSFSSDRVEKAVEKIKAASDKYSPAGRAKLLTPVANLSGSTDKVLQDKV, from the exons ATGGGAATCAAG GGTTTGACGAAGCTGCTGGCGGAGCACGCGCCGAGGGCCGCGGTGCAGCGGCGCGTGGAGGACTACCGGGGCCGCGTCATCGCCATCGACGCCAGCCTCAGCATCTACCAGTTCCTG GTTGTGGTGGGAAGGAAAGGAACAGAAGTTCTGACCAATGAAGCCGGTGAAGTCACAAG TCATCTGCAAGGCATGTTGAACCGGACTGTAAGATTGCTTGAAGCAGGAATAAAACCTGT TTTTGTGTTTGATGGTGAGCCACCTGCCCTGAAGAAAAAGGAACTGGCCAAAAG GTCTTTGAAGAGGGATGATGCTTCGAAAGATCTTCATAGTGCTATTGAG ATTGGAGATGAAGATTCAGTTGAAAAATTTAGCAAAAGGACCGTGAAG ATCACAAAAGAACACAACGATGGCTGTAAGAGGTTGTTAAGATTGATGGGTGTCCCTATAGTTGAG GCACCAGGTGAGGCAGAAGCACAGTGCGCATCACTTTGTAAGAACCATAAG GCATATGCTGTCGCTTCAGAGGATATGGACACACTGACTTTCGGTGCTCCAAGGTTTCTTCGCCATGTAACTGACCTTAGTTTTAAGAAATCTCCTGTCACAGAGTTTGAAGTGCCAAAG GTTTTGGAGGAACTTGGACTCACAATGGATCAGTTCATCGACTTATGTATCCTTAGTGGATGTGACTACTGCGAGAATATTAAAG GTATTGGGGGACAAAGAGCCTTGAAACTCATACGTCAGCATGGTTGCATAGAAGAAGTTGTGCAAAATCTTCACAAGAG GTACACTGTTCCAGAAGATTGGCCTTACCAGGAAGTTCGAACCTTGTTTAAGCAACCAAATGTTTGTACAGAAATTCCAGATTTCCAGTGGACCTCAGCAGACAAAGAG GGCCTTGTGAATTTCCTGGCATTCGAAAACAGTTTCAGTTCTGATCGAGTGGAAAAG GCAGTAGAAAAGATAAAGGCTGCTAGCGATAAATATTCCCCAGCAGGGCG AGCGAAGCTTTTGACCCCAGTAGCTAACCTATCAGGATCTACAGATAAG GTGCTTCAGGACAAGGTCTGA
- the LOC123123641 gene encoding flap endonuclease 1-B isoform X2, with protein sequence MGIKGLTKLLAEHAPRAAVQRRVEDYRGRVIAIDASLSIYQFLVVVGRKGTEVLTNEAGEVTSHLQGMLNRTVRLLEAGIKPVFVFDGEPPALKKKELAKRSLKRDDASKDLHSAIEIGDEDSVEKFSKRTVKITKEHNDGCKRLLRLMGVPIVEAPGEAEAQCASLCKNHKAYAVASEDMDTLTFGAPRFLRHVTDLSFKKSPVTEFEVPKVLEELGLTMDQFIDLCILSGCDYCENIKGIGGQRALKLIRQHGCIEEVVQNLHKRYTVPEDWPYQEVRTLFKQPNVCTEIPDFQWTSADKEGLVNFLAFENSFSSDRVEKAVEKIKAASDKYSPAGRAKLLTPVANLSGSTDKVFMNGANTAQGEQAHEDGIL encoded by the exons ATGGGAATCAAG GGTTTGACGAAGCTGCTGGCGGAGCACGCGCCGAGGGCCGCGGTGCAGCGGCGCGTGGAGGACTACCGGGGCCGCGTCATCGCCATCGACGCCAGCCTCAGCATCTACCAGTTCCTG GTTGTGGTGGGAAGGAAAGGAACAGAAGTTCTGACCAATGAAGCCGGTGAAGTCACAAG TCATCTGCAAGGCATGTTGAACCGGACTGTAAGATTGCTTGAAGCAGGAATAAAACCTGT TTTTGTGTTTGATGGTGAGCCACCTGCCCTGAAGAAAAAGGAACTGGCCAAAAG GTCTTTGAAGAGGGATGATGCTTCGAAAGATCTTCATAGTGCTATTGAG ATTGGAGATGAAGATTCAGTTGAAAAATTTAGCAAAAGGACCGTGAAG ATCACAAAAGAACACAACGATGGCTGTAAGAGGTTGTTAAGATTGATGGGTGTCCCTATAGTTGAG GCACCAGGTGAGGCAGAAGCACAGTGCGCATCACTTTGTAAGAACCATAAG GCATATGCTGTCGCTTCAGAGGATATGGACACACTGACTTTCGGTGCTCCAAGGTTTCTTCGCCATGTAACTGACCTTAGTTTTAAGAAATCTCCTGTCACAGAGTTTGAAGTGCCAAAG GTTTTGGAGGAACTTGGACTCACAATGGATCAGTTCATCGACTTATGTATCCTTAGTGGATGTGACTACTGCGAGAATATTAAAG GTATTGGGGGACAAAGAGCCTTGAAACTCATACGTCAGCATGGTTGCATAGAAGAAGTTGTGCAAAATCTTCACAAGAG GTACACTGTTCCAGAAGATTGGCCTTACCAGGAAGTTCGAACCTTGTTTAAGCAACCAAATGTTTGTACAGAAATTCCAGATTTCCAGTGGACCTCAGCAGACAAAGAG GGCCTTGTGAATTTCCTGGCATTCGAAAACAGTTTCAGTTCTGATCGAGTGGAAAAG GCAGTAGAAAAGATAAAGGCTGCTAGCGATAAATATTCCCCAGCAGGGCG AGCGAAGCTTTTGACCCCAGTAGCTAACCTATCAGGATCTACAGATAAG GTGTTCATGAATGGGGCAAATACCGCTCAGGGTGAGCAAGCCCATGAAGATGGGATACTATAA
- the LOC123123641 gene encoding flap endonuclease 1-B isoform X1 — MGIKGLTKLLAEHAPRAAVQRRVEDYRGRVIAIDASLSIYQFLVVVGRKGTEVLTNEAGEVTSHLQGMLNRTVRLLEAGIKPVFVFDGEPPALKKKELAKRSLKRDDASKDLHSAIEIGDEDSVEKFSKRTVKITKEHNDGCKRLLRLMGVPIVEAPGEAEAQCASLCKNHKAYAVASEDMDTLTFGAPRFLRHVTDLSFKKSPVTEFEVPKVLEELGLTMDQFIDLCILSGCDYCENIKGIGGQRALKLIRQHGCIEEVVQNLHKRYTVPEDWPYQEVRTLFKQPNVCTEIPDFQWTSADKEGLVNFLAFENSFSSDRVEKAVEKIKAASDKYSPAGRAKLLTPVANLSGSTDKESKCVLGASGQGLRSRTAVQVCSSSSSGFRYGSSSSKPLVLGRQSGVHVKPPTFSFI, encoded by the exons ATGGGAATCAAG GGTTTGACGAAGCTGCTGGCGGAGCACGCGCCGAGGGCCGCGGTGCAGCGGCGCGTGGAGGACTACCGGGGCCGCGTCATCGCCATCGACGCCAGCCTCAGCATCTACCAGTTCCTG GTTGTGGTGGGAAGGAAAGGAACAGAAGTTCTGACCAATGAAGCCGGTGAAGTCACAAG TCATCTGCAAGGCATGTTGAACCGGACTGTAAGATTGCTTGAAGCAGGAATAAAACCTGT TTTTGTGTTTGATGGTGAGCCACCTGCCCTGAAGAAAAAGGAACTGGCCAAAAG GTCTTTGAAGAGGGATGATGCTTCGAAAGATCTTCATAGTGCTATTGAG ATTGGAGATGAAGATTCAGTTGAAAAATTTAGCAAAAGGACCGTGAAG ATCACAAAAGAACACAACGATGGCTGTAAGAGGTTGTTAAGATTGATGGGTGTCCCTATAGTTGAG GCACCAGGTGAGGCAGAAGCACAGTGCGCATCACTTTGTAAGAACCATAAG GCATATGCTGTCGCTTCAGAGGATATGGACACACTGACTTTCGGTGCTCCAAGGTTTCTTCGCCATGTAACTGACCTTAGTTTTAAGAAATCTCCTGTCACAGAGTTTGAAGTGCCAAAG GTTTTGGAGGAACTTGGACTCACAATGGATCAGTTCATCGACTTATGTATCCTTAGTGGATGTGACTACTGCGAGAATATTAAAG GTATTGGGGGACAAAGAGCCTTGAAACTCATACGTCAGCATGGTTGCATAGAAGAAGTTGTGCAAAATCTTCACAAGAG GTACACTGTTCCAGAAGATTGGCCTTACCAGGAAGTTCGAACCTTGTTTAAGCAACCAAATGTTTGTACAGAAATTCCAGATTTCCAGTGGACCTCAGCAGACAAAGAG GGCCTTGTGAATTTCCTGGCATTCGAAAACAGTTTCAGTTCTGATCGAGTGGAAAAG GCAGTAGAAAAGATAAAGGCTGCTAGCGATAAATATTCCCCAGCAGGGCG AGCGAAGCTTTTGACCCCAGTAGCTAACCTATCAGGATCTACAGATAAG GAATCCAAGTGTGTTTTAGGTGCTTCAGGACAAGGTCTGAGGAGCAGGACTGCTGTACAAGTATGCAGTAGCTCAAGCTCTGGTTTCAGATATGGTAGTTCTAGTTCAAAGCCATTGGTGCTGGGAAGGCAATCAGGAGTTCATGTGAAGCCTCCCACCTTTTCTTTCATCTAA